GACGTTACTGCAATACGAACACAAAGAAGAAACGCACTTGTTACCAGAtggttgtttttataaaaaaaaaactttactttaaataaaatgtcttctcCTCTTCATAACATTGTGGCAAATTAGCTTTGTTGCAAAATTTAAGAACAATAACATGTATACAGGAACAGCACCACAAAAGTtatcaagtttaaaaaaaaaacaaaatacccaATATTGTTTCATGATGACAATCACCGACATTGGAAGTTTACAAAGAGTGAGCGAAGGCAGCAGTGTCGTGGCCAGGATGCGCaggatcacggaaggcttgtatcacgtggacgcgcccgacagtttttttttgtcattactcAGAAATCCTCATGGGGAAGAAACTAcatactatagctttaatgatgGGTGATATTTTAaggtgcccatattatgaaaaaaatctctttctgggatttggggtgttattttgtgtctctggtgcttccacgcgcatacaaactttgaaaaaaaaaaacatccatgatgtttagagtgagatacggtttctgaatgtgtcctgccttcagtctctgggtgagctggtcaaaagctgcacggctttctacgtcactagccgagacgaggggtcTAGGGGGctaacctattctgatacaatctcaaattacaattatgaacctgaaaatgagcataatatggccactttaaaaagAATGTATGACAGATGTGGAACGTGTATAGAGTTTCTACGTGAATGTATGAATGAGTAGATGGCATTTACAAATGCATGAATTTGTTCAACATTCCGTCAATGCATGTGAACAGGGAAAATCTCCCTAAAACATGAATATTTTGGAAAGTATGAAAGGTATCAATGATAAAAGTACAAGTGGGCATGTGCTGATTGAGCTAGATATTTTGATATTGAATGAAGTTTCTACATTAGGAATAACTTTGTCCGATACAAACAGTGTGTTGTCAAAAAATCTGTTTGTGTTGATGTAGAAAAGAATGCACAGATTAAAAATGAGAAAGAATCCAATCTTTGCCCCTCACTGACGTTGTTGTGCGTTTCAGGAGGAGGAGTTGTACCTGGTGAAGTGGAGGGGCTTTCCAGAGTCTGATAACACCTGGGAGCCCAAGAGGAACCTCAAATGCCCCAAACTGATGAAGCAGTTCCACCGGGACCTGGAACAGGAGCTGAGGCGCCACAAGAGACGCTGCACCCCTAAAAGACTGGATAAGGAAGTTGCCTCGTACCTGGTCCAAAAAGCCAAACTCCGTCAGAGTTTGCAGCGCTGGGAGGCCCATTTGAACCAGACGCGCAACCACCCGGGGCGCATTTTTGTCCTCAACGAAGTGGACTTTGAGGGCCCTCCAAAAAACTTCACCTACATCAACAACTACAAAGTAGGCCAGGGCATCGTGTTAGACGAGATGGCCGTGGGCTGCGAGTGCAAGGACTGTTTAGAGGAGCCGATAAGCGGCTGCTGCCCTGGGGCCTCCCTGCACCGCATGGCCTACAACGACAGGGGGCAGGTCCGGATCCGGCCAGGGCAGCCCATTTATGAGTGTAACTCCCGATGCAGCTGTAGCCTCGATTGTCCTAACCGAGTGGTGCAGAAGGGCATCCAGTTCGACCTGTGCATCTTTAAGACGGAGAACGGCCGGGGGTGGGGTGTGCGCACGCTACAGCATATCAAGAAGAACACATTCATCATGGAGTACGTGGGAGAGGTAAGACCTGGCCAGctgcagacatgaaaggggagagagagagaggggggggggggggggaatgacatgcagcaaagggccgcaggtcagaaccCCCGGTCACTGCgccgaggactgagcctctgtatatgggtgcgcgctctaccaggtgagctacccaggcgcccagaaACGTTCTTAAGGCCTCATAGAATATTGGGAGTTATTTTTTGccaatatttagactttttgaAGGGGATAGACACATTTACAGAGGCCTTTTGTCCGATGTGAAATTCCCAGCCGTCTGGTATACCGTTAGCCCTCTCGGCAATCCGGACACCACGTCTACTGACAGTTCTTTCAAGATTTCTTCCAAATGATTTGCCCAAAATGTGTCAATCACACTTTAGTATGTGTGTAAGACAGAGACATGTAAACCAATCAGGCTAATCTTTTCACACATTGATATCTCATGGGACTTTTTACTGTGCTTACTGCGTCGAAAGTGTCCAGAATACAGTGAGTCTACGTTAGTGACATTTAAGTGAGTCGCCGTCCTTAACTAACTTTGTTTTCACCGTGTTTGGTGCATAACGGTTTTGGGGTCACTGTTTTCGGTTCAGTTAAGTACGTTTTTGGTACAAAGCCTCCCTTTGCcaatttcaacattttcatttatttatttgggaaaaaaaacatttgctgtTTGCCTTAACAAAATGTCTTACTAAAATCACAAGGAATATGAACACTTCACTGTCCAAACTTTACTAAAACATTTCTAATTAGTGCAAACAAAAACTGCAgctttgttattttttatatacaacTGGCCACACTATAGACTAAGCTTAGGCCATCAATATTTAAACAGTAGCCTGAACCATGTCAGTGCCTAATGGAAGTATTAGTTTTTCCACTTGAAATGAAAGTGCAGTATTTTATTATGTCATTCCCATTTGGTCCATTCACTGTGGGTTTCCAGAGCGGCAATCTTCTGTAGAAGTTTGTGCTATTCATCCACGGAGAATGAAGGCATCGtgctgctaattagcttcaGCTAAGTACTATGTTTCCAGTCACTGCAGTATAGGCTTGCGCTATTGGTAGGCCACGCTCACGCAGCACTGAGGAGGTCATACAAATGTTGAAATACGGCACTAGCCTACTTTATCTACAAAACGGTGTATAGTCTAGTGATTTGTAAGTGTCCAGGAGCTGCCGCTCGTAGTTACTCACAGAAGAAAAGCAAGAATATCAGCCGAATTTTAGAAAGAAcgggggagacactttgtttctcccactatgactctggagtcgctactcgctctgaaggtAATCACCGCCActctctctaccacacacacacacacacacacacacgtcggcCCTGCTATCCTCCTAATGGAgattgacgcacacaccaatgcacaagtatgaacttcaggccacttacgtaggctacggagaaagctctgcgtggagcctccgcacaaccataaatcacacTTAAAGATGCTCTATTTCCATTGACTGCAATAGCTTACACAAGTATAGAAATAAAAATTAGGATAATATTGTCAAATGGATAAATTCTGAAACTGACCACACTATGAACTCAAAactgtcatttattttcatgAACAAAAGAATCTGCATTAGTTTTTTAAAGTACCGTTTCaatgaaaattgtattttagtctctttttagTAATGCAATTCTATTTAATCCAGTCAATATAGTATAAGTACCTAGTAGTAtagacaaaaccaaaatgttgtCCAACAAGGGATGCTTAGTACACACTAATCAGGTAGTCAGGTAGGAACTACGAacccacacactctctcacacagtcaaacacacacacacacgtttgtctcaGTCGTTTTCAGCTCCAGTGGCTAACGTTAAAACGAGACCCATTAACTACAGCCTCATGAGTTGGCATGAGCTTTCTAAAATAGAAAGTAACGTTACGTTAATGTCTTGACTTGCCTCAATTTCAGTACGGAATGGCTTGAGATGTCTCTAAAGGTtcgtggtgttttttttcctgtgattttGTTTGTGGCCGCGTTTCTCCCCATctttttccacaacacatgCCGTTTTCTTTTCCACTTCTATGCAATGAAAGTTTTTTCCAAATGCcgtttttattctttttctccCAAAGACGAGCTCCGGCTGGCCGGCCACGGTCCCTTTCTCCGTGTTAGACATAATTTTGTTTGTTGTCGTTTACGCTCGTCTCACTCGCCGCTGCATCTTCTAAATGAAATAACGCCGCGACGGGGCTTGAGGAAGTAACGTCGCCTGCGTCTCGCAGTGCGACCTGATGCAGCCTGAAGTGAACACGGGGAACAGAAACGCtgcaaaataataacaataacaacgtGACTAAACGAGACAAAATAACAGGAGGAGCAAGGCTCTCCTATGAGACTGGACAGGGGTTTCTGTTTTCTAGTCACTCAGCGTCCATGTTTGGGCAGTGCTGATGCACTTTGTTTCTCTATATCGATGGTGCTCAACGTTCCTTTTTTGAGAATTGATCAAATGTTTTGTGGCtaagcttttgtgtgtgtgtgtgccgatATCGATACGTCCAGTAAATATCTGCCGTGGCTATTTGagtttgttatttttgtgttgCGTTCAAAAAACGGTTCGGGCTTTGGTTCCAGTATTGTCCTGTCTCGTCTCCCCCAGATCATCACAACGGATGAAGCAGAGAGGAGGGGTCATGTGTACGACCGCCAGGGCTCTACGTACCTGTTTGACCTGGACTACGTGGAGGACGTGTACACAGTGGATGCAGCTCACCATGGCAACATCTCCCACTTTGTCAACCACAGCGTGAGTGTCTACACGCTGTCGAGAATAAATGGCACACCGTGTACACCGGTGTGCATCtcgcagctttttttttttttttttttttcctgctgtcGTATTGTATATAACATTAGGGTGTTCTGAGGTTGTTTTTAAAACggtcaataaatcaataattaaGATAATAAAAGTCAAGTCAATGCCAGAACTTACCATTGCcactttcctgtgtttttaATTGAGTGATTATGTGTGGATACATCATATTGGAGAGTATTTGGAATGTATCGGGTTGTCTTGAAAAGGATCCGTAggtgtctctgcagcaccataTTAAAACTAAAGCCGTTGACATCCAGCGACTTGTTGACCGTGGAATTTGCGTTGTGTGCGTGGCTCCTCCCTTTCTTAGCGCATACACAGTCTGAGAAGCTCCTGACACaagttgtttcttttttttttgcagtgtaacCCCAACCTGCAGGTATATAATGTGTTCATCGACAACATTGACGAGAGACTCCCAAGAATTGCTCTATTTTCAACACGGGCTATTCGGGCGGGGGAAGAGCTCACCTTTGACTACAAAATGCAAAGTAAGTGTCTTTGATTAAGCGAACGTAGTCTCGATTTAACACTAGCCGGTCTTAAACAAGCTTTAAAGGACAGTCGGAGGGATACAGTTCAGAATCTAGCTCTGTGTAATCAGAAGTCTCAAAGAGTTGGCATGTGACTAGACACACATGTAAATTAGTAATGATATCCAGCTCTTCTTACTGTGGTCAGTTAACAAGCAGGTCTCACCAATAACGTAGCAATTGAAGGTAGAGATGCCCCAAGCTGATCCTaagtagggatgcactgatGCTGATATTGGATATCAAGCCGATACTAGTCTCATgtgcgctgtggagtaaggtccgGCTACACCACaaatacattctgggataggaggaaaaaaaaacgctctgggttgtttgcatttctttaaaccaatcgcaatggtcttgggcggtggctctgctaaatagtctcaggaaggaacttgttttgatggaacatttgcaccccgcaaaagaaaacgccacatacaatattaaatgatgttaactagggctgaaacgattcttCGAGTAACttgaataatttgattactaaaaatGTACTTTCTTTGGTCTCCAACAATCTGTAAATAGCTCAACTAATGTTCAAGCTGTTGTGGGCAGTTTATGTGTGGTGTTTTTAAGCAGGAATTCGGTAATAGCCTTTCAGCATATTGTGATTCACATGGTCTgcgagaaaactagacttctgcgcctcctcttggctctgttctcaggctttagaaaatctagtCCGTGATGGgcgactttggccaatcaccggtcatttcagagagagggagagagagagcgtgttCCTATTGGCTGCTCTGTAAATgtatatcaatcaatcaatacatttttgtcacatgaaattgtACAAGTCCCTTCAATAGCTCCCTGGAAACCAGCCGTGTTCCCCAATCTGTTAAACAAGCCGAGATCCAATCACTTTGAAAAACCACAATCTAGATCCTTCAGTCATCAATAATTACAGACCAGTCTCCAGAGACTAACATTGCCGCATATCAACCGAGCACTCTCCAACTCAACTTCTGTTTTGCTCCCAGTCGACCCAGTCGACACAGAAAGCACCAAAATGGACTCCAGTTTCAGTCTTGCGGGGCTCCCCAGCTCTCCGAAGAAGCGGATTCGAGTGGAGTGTCGGTGCGGATCAGACTCGTGTCGAAAGTACCTGTTCTGACAACAAAGGACTGCTGGGAACGCAACACTGACCGCAGTGGAAAGATGAGGAACCTTGTACAGATTTGTATATGAatttgaagttgtttttttttttttttatggaagcTGAAATACATCCTCAACATTTTATATGTGAACATATGACAAACTCTTCCCAAGATGAAAACCACAACCTAGAATTTCACATCTGTGATTTCCTTGAACAGAGCTGCTCGGTTTCCACTGAATTGAACGCTGCTTCAGTGGATTATTTGAGTACTTAATTCCAGGGATTTTTGAAATATCTTTCTATAATTAAGATAAAGCATGTCTATTAGCCCATCCCTACAGAGAATGCACACCGTACACCGAATGAACGGATATTTAGTTTTTGAGTAAATCATATTTTGTGCTCGCTTTCTCTGTGCTGTAAAAATATATTCTACGAGGACATTAAACGGTAAAAATGATAATTCCGGTTtatttaagctttttttttttttattttgcccaTACCAATGTCAACCTTGTACTCACCAAGTTAATAGCTGAGCTCTGGGAACACAGCCACATCACTCAAAAGAAGTAGGTTAGAAAACTAAACTCCAGTTTATTCAAACTTATTTGGAAGAGGAAAAAGAAGGCGAACAGCAAAGTTACGACTCAAACTGTCGGTTTTAAACCTATCACAGCTTACAGACCCACTTCCTGCTTCAGATTTGACCCACTGTGCTTACTGTAGTTTACTGTAGAATGAGGAATAatttagtctggctatcaccagaccaagctcaatcttctaagattgaacattagtccgGGGAGTCtactctgtattttctactgcacgtgaggcgtgatcaacgggccatagttcaaatgactctgtacgccattggatagtccttcaaccaatcagacccaACGATCCGGGGGACGTAGCGGCGAccgcggcatcaacgggttgccacgcttcggtggccgccacgcttcggtggccgccacgTCGGACATAAACAAGAAGCCGCTTGGCctcttctctatcgtcatcgtgttaaacccgccgatagcgcgccaggtggatattGGTGGAAAATTGTAATCATGCTCCCACGTCTCCCCTATTAACTTAGTGAGTGCAAACTGGTAGAAAAATGATGAACAAAAGTATGAAAATTTAAGTTGTAATAAACCGGAATACAATTTTAAACTGTATAGTTGTATTGGTCCACTATACCCCGCTGACAGTGCTGTAGCACCCCATGTTGGTGTCTTGAAACTCGGCAGTGAATTACttctttgtatttgtttttttacttcttaATTATTAGTTGTCATGAAAGGCTCCGGGCAGTCAACACATTTTACTAGACTAATGGAACTGACTAGCAACCACAGCCACAGTGCCAGTGCTTGGTTTTTGCTCATACAAATTGAACAAGCTTTGGATCTTGTACTGCAAATTGTAGGCCCAATTTGACCTTGTCATcagcatacatacagtatatccccATTTGTCCCCATGAAAATGTATATGAGAGACTCTGCGTCTTCGAAGTCAGTAGgtaaaactatctgcatggccAAACGCCACCAGGGATAAgtaagaatgtttttttgttttctaatttgtgtgtgtgtgtgtgtgtgtgtgtgtgtactttttcTATTAACTTTCCTTTCTGTGACTCTGTACAATATCTATTTTGTGGTCAAATAGGTGATtcttttacagtgtgtgtatatttaaacattttagttACTAGTATTTCAGTGACTTTCTTACAGGTAgagaacaaaaacaatgtaaataaatagcTTTGAAGTAAACTGctgctttttatgttttcattgtTGTAGTTTGACTCTATTCCGAAACGTGTCGGCTATGGAGCTAGGACAGTGACGGTAAGTTTTGGCATTGATCCAATGGATTGGATTATATTATTTTGTACATACTTTCAGCTAGAGAAAAGATTAGAATAtcaaatgttcagctctttaaggACACGTCTGCTATATCTTTGCTTGTTTTAACtcgtactttaaaaaaaagatcaatcGGACTTACAGTGTGAGGGGCGTGGCCTTCCCAAATACGATATTTTGGGGGCTACAATTACAGCGACACCATGTGGTCGGTTGGAGTCCTATTTCTTGAGAAGCATTTACACATTATTTTCAGTTATTGGGCCAAGTTTAATGTTTTTAGGTCATTCCAGCTCAGGCATTATTggaagctaactagccagcgGCTGCAGTGGGCCACTCGGTCCCTGCGCtccctagtctcacattgccagctatatctccacagtgctgtggagtaaggtcacaccacacagatgcattctgggataggaggaaaaaacactgggttattggcatttctttaaaaaaaaatatcacaatcgtcttgggcagctccGGACGCTCCCGACGGTGGCTCTGTTAAATTATCTCGGAACTGGCAGATATCTTAAGTGAAAATGGTCTGAGGCCATTTGATATGTGTTACCTGTGACTTGACCTGGGCTATCATTTTATTCTATATCTTCAACTTAGATCATCGCTTAAAGCATACAGTGTAGTGTACCATGGGATGAACCGATGGAAACGCACCATCTGCATTCTCTTTTGAATACACAAGGTCAAGCAAAGGGATTAGCATCAAAACTGCCCGTTTTCTGTATAGTCCTGCAAACCTCTGTTTTGCTCTGATGAAAAATGAGCCACTGGACTGGGATAACATTTAGAAATGTATTGCTGATACCTCCAGAAATCCCAATCCTCAGCAGATCCACCTCAACTTTTTACACCGAGCTCATCTCACTCCAGAAACCTTTCTTTCTAACGGCCGCAAAAGAATGCTGCCATTGCTTTGGGAGTCTTCGACATTCTCCCCAAAATCTCCTTTGCGTTTCTCCACGTTAATATGGAATTTTCTGTGGCAAAGATGTATGGCGCCAAAGTAAATTATCGTATGTAATGTATCTACCATATGTATGCTGATCCACTGTTCGATTGGACTTTCCATTTTGAGATCGCAAttgaaatagatttttttttcccctccatttTCTTCACCTCTGAGGGC
The genomic region above belongs to Sander lucioperca isolate FBNREF2018 chromosome 12, SLUC_FBN_1.2, whole genome shotgun sequence and contains:
- the LOC116050881 gene encoding histone-lysine N-methyltransferase SUV39H1 isoform X1, with protein sequence MCFWLIFDVSVMGYVMCATILIHKTGSGFGFFVFLLKTRDCSVPWKMSWDELEALCRREGLHCEQLGVNRTNPNEYEVEFLCDYKKTKEEELYLVKWRGFPESDNTWEPKRNLKCPKLMKQFHRDLEQELRRHKRRCTPKRLDKEVASYLVQKAKLRQSLQRWEAHLNQTRNHPGRIFVLNEVDFEGPPKNFTYINNYKVGQGIVLDEMAVGCECKDCLEEPISGCCPGASLHRMAYNDRGQVRIRPGQPIYECNSRCSCSLDCPNRVVQKGIQFDLCIFKTENGRGWGVRTLQHIKKNTFIMEYVGEIITTDEAERRGHVYDRQGSTYLFDLDYVEDVYTVDAAHHGNISHFVNHSCNPNLQVYNVFIDNIDERLPRIALFSTRAIRAGEELTFDYKMQIDPVDTESTKMDSSFSLAGLPSSPKKRIRVECRCGSDSCRKYLF
- the LOC116050881 gene encoding histone-lysine N-methyltransferase SUV39H1 isoform X2, with product MAENLKDCSVPWKMSWDELEALCRREGLHCEQLGVNRTNPNEYEVEFLCDYKKTKEEELYLVKWRGFPESDNTWEPKRNLKCPKLMKQFHRDLEQELRRHKRRCTPKRLDKEVASYLVQKAKLRQSLQRWEAHLNQTRNHPGRIFVLNEVDFEGPPKNFTYINNYKVGQGIVLDEMAVGCECKDCLEEPISGCCPGASLHRMAYNDRGQVRIRPGQPIYECNSRCSCSLDCPNRVVQKGIQFDLCIFKTENGRGWGVRTLQHIKKNTFIMEYVGEIITTDEAERRGHVYDRQGSTYLFDLDYVEDVYTVDAAHHGNISHFVNHSCNPNLQVYNVFIDNIDERLPRIALFSTRAIRAGEELTFDYKMQIDPVDTESTKMDSSFSLAGLPSSPKKRIRVECRCGSDSCRKYLF